The window TTTGCAGGTCGGCAAACCCCACAAGGTATGAGAAAAGAGCGCCGCGCCTCCGTCCAGGCAGTGCGGCGCTCCCTTTGGCGTGAGCTTGTGCTGAGAGGCGCGGGTATCCAGTTCTACGCGCGCCCGCGGAGGGGAGTGCTATCGTCACCTCTATGGAGGCTGGCATGGCGTCACGCAAACAAGAAGCGCAAGAGGTGGACGTGGTCATCATCGGGGGTGGCCCGGCGGGCCTGACCGCCGGCATCTACGCCGGCCGGGCGCAGCTGAGGACGGTCATCCTCGAGAAGGGCCTGCCCGGCGGACAGATCGCCCAGACCGAGGAGGTCGAGAACTACCCCGGCTTCGACGTCGCCATCAGCGGTCCGGAACTCTCCGAAAGGATGGTCAGGCAGGCCGAGAAGTTCGGCGCCAAGGTAATCATGGAAGAGGTGCAGAGCCTGGAACGGTCGGGGGAAGGCTTCTTGGTGCGCGGCTACGACCAGGACTTTCGAGCTCCCGCGGTCATCGTCGCCACCGGCGCCAACCCGCGCCGGCTCGGCGTGCCCGGCGAGGACGAGTTCTACGGCCGCGGCGTGTCGACCTGCGCCACCTGCGACGGCTTCTTCTACCGCGGCAAGGAGGTGGTGGTGGTCGGCGGCGGCGACGCCGCCGTCGAGGAGGGCCTCTTTCTGACCAAGTTCGCCGACAGGGTAACGGTCGTTCACCGCCGGAGCGAGCTCCGCGCCAACAAGGTCGCCCAGGAGCGCGCCTTTGGCAACGCCAAGATGCACTGGGTCTGGAACAGCGTGGTCGAGGAGGTCATGGGCAGGGACGGCGTGGTCACCGGCGTCAAGCTGCGCGACCTGGTCACCGGCGAGGAAACGGCCATGAAGACCGACGGCGTGTTCATCTATATCGGCCACATCCCCAACACGGCCTACCTGGCGGGCGTGCTCGAGCTTCGTCCCGACGGCTACGTCAGGGTGAAGGACGAGATCTACACCAGCACCCCCGGCATCTTCGCGGCGGGCGACGTCGCCGACGATGTCTACCGCCAGCTCGGCACCAGCGTGGGCGCGGGCACCCGCGCCGCCATGACGGTCGAGCGCTTCTTAGCCGAAAAGGAAGCTGAAGCCGTTGCGGTGGCCTAGCGCCCTCGAGGAAAGCTAGCGTCGCAACGGCTGGAACAGCACAAAGACAAGGGCTCGAGCCCCGCTAAGATGTGGGGCTTCGCGTGCCGTGGCTAGAGCTGTAGAATAGACCATGCCATGCTATGACGTGCTCATTCAGGGCGCCCGGGTCGTCGACGGCACGGGAAACCCCTGGTTCTACGGCGACGTCGCGCTCTCTGGCGACCTCATCGCCGCGGTCGCCCCGGCCGGACGTATCCCGAGAGAGGGCGCCGCCGAAGTCGTCGAGGCCTCCGGCCTGGTCGTCTGCCCCGGTTTCATCGACATCCAGAGCCACTCGATCGCGCCGCTGATGATGGACGGCCGCAGCCTCTCGAAGATCACTCAGGGCGTCACCAC of the Deinococcota bacterium genome contains:
- the trxB gene encoding thioredoxin-disulfide reductase codes for the protein MASRKQEAQEVDVVIIGGGPAGLTAGIYAGRAQLRTVILEKGLPGGQIAQTEEVENYPGFDVAISGPELSERMVRQAEKFGAKVIMEEVQSLERSGEGFLVRGYDQDFRAPAVIVATGANPRRLGVPGEDEFYGRGVSTCATCDGFFYRGKEVVVVGGGDAAVEEGLFLTKFADRVTVVHRRSELRANKVAQERAFGNAKMHWVWNSVVEEVMGRDGVVTGVKLRDLVTGEETAMKTDGVFIYIGHIPNTAYLAGVLELRPDGYVRVKDEIYTSTPGIFAAGDVADDVYRQLGTSVGAGTRAAMTVERFLAEKEAEAVAVA